gttcttcctcttcctccccctCCCGGCTCTCTCTCTTTCCGATACGCTGCGAGGTTTCGCTCCATAAGACTACCCGGTGAACACCGGCATGTAGATTTTTTTACAGTAACGTATTTGGTAGGTAGAGTACGGGTATGGTAGGTATATACACCTTCCATAATTGCTAGGCTATCACAGTGAGATTTGAGTATAGTGACCAGAGTTATATCCAGATCAAGGACCACAGACAGACAGTCAAAGACAACTGTGATTTATATATGGTACTACACCACTCTATTATTTTTCCTACTACTAGCCAGCAGGTTCCTCACTATTTTTTCCTGTGGCCGTACAAGGTAGTAAAAAATGATTGAAAATTATGCACCTGCCGACACTGCCTCTCCCATTGACCATCACACGTCCTCACACTTGTTACAAAAATAACAGGAAAATATAAACGGCCATGGTCGACAAACACAAATGTCTAAGAGCTAGCTAGTGACCTAGCTTGAGCTTGGGATTATGAAagtgattaattaaactaatcttcTTGTAGATATATAAGCAGTAGTAGTACTAACAAGTAAGTGATTGATCCATGGTAGGCTAACAACAAGCTGCGGGAAGAGGAAAAAGAAGCAAATTTTCTCCGGCGCCGATCGATCATGTCCTAGCTAGCTAAGCATGCGGTCCTAGTTAATCAAGCTCTAAtgatcgtcgtcgtcgtcgtcgtgccCATGGCTCTGGCCAGCCTCGTCGTCATGCTCGTCGCCTGCTCTCCCCGACGCCCTGCCCATGCCCACGTCGCCCTCGCCGTCGTCCTTGGTCTCTGCATTGCCGCCACGGTCGCCGTCGGTCGGGAACCCCGGCGGTGGGCCGTAGTGGGTGTCGGCGGGGTACTTGACCACCGCGTCGAGCAGCTCGGAGCTGGCCTTGTTGGCCGCGTCGTCGGCGCCGGCTATGGCATTGGCGTTGGTTTTGGCGCTGGTGTtgccggcggcggaggaggcgccGGAGCCGTGGGCGGAGCGGGAGTAGAGGCGGTCGAGCTCGTCGAAGTAGGGGCAGGTCTTGGCGTGCGCGGGGCGCTTCTTGCCGCTCTCCTTGGCCTTGCGGAAGTACTTGTTGATGTTCTCCCACTTCTCCTTGCACCGCTTGGCGCTCCGGCCGCCGTACCCCGCCGCGGCCATGCGCACGCTCACCTCCTCCCACAGCGGGCCCTTCAGCCCGGGCTCCTGGAACCGGTTGTCCAGCCCGGACCGCACCCGGATCAGCGCCTCCACCTCGTGCTTCGGCCACCGGGACGACGAGCTCATCAGCGGCAGCGACAGCTCGCCGCACTCGTAGGGGACCAGCTCCCTCCCCGCGTCGTGGCTCGTCGCGTCGTCGGCGGACGTGGGCGCGGCGGGGTTGGCCGCCGCCGGCGGGGGGAGGGTGATGGTCTCGCCGGAGAGCTTCTCGAGGTAGGCGATGATGGCCGTCTcccgggcggcggcgctggcgcgGTCCTGGGCGCGCGCGGCCGCCTCGCGCGCGAACTTGTCGGCCTCCTGCCGGCGCCACGCCTCGTCGCGCGCCGCGCGCTCGCGCTCCCGCCGCTCCATGGCGTCCAGGAACTGGCGGTGCAGGCCCTCCTGGTGCTCGATGAGCCGCTGCACCAGCTGCTCGAAGAAGGACGCCGACGCGgtcagctgctgctgctgctcctgcCGCCGGCGCTTCCGCTTCCGGCGCGCCTCGCccaccgacgccagcggcggaggcggcggctgcggctgcaGCACCGCCGGCGCGTCCTCCCCGGCAGAAGTCTCCGACGTGTTCGCCTGCGGCGCGTCCACGGCCGCGGCGGGCGCGCCGCCCGGGAGGTCGGCCATGGACGGCGGCGGGAGGATGGCATTGTCGTCGCCCGTGAGGCCAGAGCCGGAGCCCGTCTGCCCCGCACCGCCGCCGCTCCCCGGCTTGTAGATGGCCTCCAGCTCGCTGAACAGCT
The sequence above is a segment of the Aegilops tauschii subsp. strangulata cultivar AL8/78 chromosome 6, Aet v6.0, whole genome shotgun sequence genome. Coding sequences within it:
- the LOC109737094 gene encoding uncharacterized protein; protein product: MQSGYGGVSEFQQFIMDGGFAMAAAPQQQAQAAAAAAAAAAGGQELGAPFRYQPLHHHAMQHHHQQQQQHPPQMPPHFAHFGVAPAAAAAAGGIPFTQQFLNHQAAAAGHHHQQQHHLQLFHHEQQQQQQHHKPPQQPPARWAPQQQHHQHPHQQQQHHHHQLGLDVEAAAVPESSRATSGGAAPPGVPPFLAAAMNFKLAVDPSGGSGATDDALNDGTGGGGGAGSGMMLHGGGGGDDEAATESRLRRWTGEEETSIKEPTWRPLDIDYIHSTSSSSKRKEKVATPESPAPVAPAANYFKKAGGGDDNAGAAASAGGGGGNYKLFSELEAIYKPGSGGGAGQTGSGSGLTGDDNAILPPPSMADLPGGAPAAAVDAPQANTSETSAGEDAPAVLQPQPPPPPLASVGEARRKRKRRRQEQQQQLTASASFFEQLVQRLIEHQEGLHRQFLDAMERRERERAARDEAWRRQEADKFAREAAARAQDRASAAARETAIIAYLEKLSGETITLPPPAAANPAAPTSADDATSHDAGRELVPYECGELSLPLMSSSSRWPKHEVEALIRVRSGLDNRFQEPGLKGPLWEEVSVRMAAAGYGGRSAKRCKEKWENINKYFRKAKESGKKRPAHAKTCPYFDELDRLYSRSAHGSGASSAAGNTSAKTNANAIAGADDAANKASSELLDAVVKYPADTHYGPPPGFPTDGDRGGNAETKDDGEGDVGMGRASGRAGDEHDDEAGQSHGHDDDDDDH